Proteins encoded in a region of the Nostoc sp. UHCC 0926 genome:
- a CDS encoding ParA family protein has translation MKQVVLWIGANAGGVSKTTLAVHIGYEMAKRGFDVVLLDLDTNVSMSQFCGLDKDPPLEQTIAAVFSEDFDGNWPLLMPEWGKLKGKLQICLGGPVMIQVGSDLAVRNRREYVLADRFEDFPLPHQLVILDCPATLGNLNDVALAVATHMLILVELSPKSLTGANVLLSWYRGACKKLRLNPQPQILGFVPTKYDSGEAAQRDLLGQLPEMLSPLKIKCYPHVRYSCEFSNASGKGIPLHLHRSTHKAIKDLHPICQELSAIL, from the coding sequence ATGAAACAAGTTGTTCTCTGGATTGGAGCCAATGCCGGAGGAGTTTCCAAAACTACACTAGCTGTTCATATTGGCTATGAAATGGCAAAGCGCGGCTTTGACGTTGTGCTACTCGACCTAGATACTAACGTTTCCATGAGTCAGTTTTGTGGATTAGACAAAGACCCACCATTAGAGCAAACAATCGCCGCAGTATTCAGCGAGGATTTTGATGGTAACTGGCCTTTACTGATGCCAGAATGGGGAAAGCTGAAGGGTAAATTACAAATATGCTTGGGTGGGCCAGTAATGATTCAAGTTGGGTCAGATTTGGCAGTTCGTAATCGCCGGGAATATGTTTTGGCAGACAGGTTTGAAGATTTTCCTTTGCCACACCAACTGGTGATTCTGGACTGTCCTGCTACATTGGGTAATCTCAATGATGTCGCACTGGCAGTAGCTACGCATATGTTAATTCTTGTTGAACTTAGTCCAAAATCATTAACAGGGGCAAATGTTTTGCTGTCTTGGTACCGAGGGGCTTGTAAAAAGTTGCGCTTAAATCCCCAGCCCCAGATACTAGGATTTGTACCTACTAAGTATGACAGTGGCGAAGCAGCGCAAAGGGATTTGCTCGGTCAGTTACCAGAAATGCTTTCGCCTTTGAAGATAAAATGTTATCCGCACGTCCGCTACTCTTGCGAATTCAGTAATGCTTCTGGAAAAGGCATCCCTTTGCATTTGCATCGCTCAACACATAAAGCTATCAAGGATCTTCATCCTATCTGTCAAGAATTATCAGCTATATTGTAG
- a CDS encoding ParB/RepB/Spo0J family partition protein, with protein MTTKGQNKSYDYFSANAQVAEFEEQLLQSQQRIAELESLNAQLQALFRSESIDDNTAKFAVPIDKIVCNPEQVRRYFDIDKLATLTASIKEVGMQSPLWLRPEQDGKYLLIAGERRYRAARNAGLMEVPALILNVDDASALKLSLLENLQREDLIQ; from the coding sequence GTGACAACCAAAGGACAAAATAAGAGTTATGACTATTTCTCTGCTAATGCACAAGTAGCAGAATTTGAAGAACAATTACTTCAATCGCAACAGCGTATTGCTGAACTAGAATCACTAAATGCTCAATTACAAGCACTCTTCAGAAGTGAGAGCATTGACGATAATACTGCCAAATTCGCTGTACCAATTGATAAAATTGTTTGCAATCCTGAACAAGTACGCCGTTATTTCGATATAGATAAACTTGCTACGTTAACTGCTTCTATCAAAGAAGTGGGAATGCAATCACCATTATGGTTGCGTCCTGAGCAGGACGGGAAGTATTTATTGATTGCGGGTGAGCGTCGCTATCGTGCAGCACGAAATGCAGGCTTAATGGAAGTTCCTGCTCTGATATTAAACGTTGATGACGCTTCGGCTCTAAAGCTATCCTTATTGGAAAATTTACAACGAGAAGATTTAATCCAATAG